The window GAGGTTCTGGGCCTGAGGTCGGAAATCGTCTCGCACGCGAAGTCGACCCTGGATGAGCAGCTCGCTTCGTGGGGTTACACCCTGGTCGACCTGACCGTGAACGACATCACCTTCGACGCCGAGGTCATGGCGTCGATGTCTCGTGTGGTGGCGGCGAAGAACGCGCAGTCGGCCGCTGAGTTCGAGGGTCAGGCGCTGCTGATCACGCGGACGAAGGAGGCGGAGGCGAACGGTGCCGCGATCCGGATCGCGGCGCAGAACGAGGCGGAGGCCGCACGACTGCGCGGTGAGGGTCTGGCGCAGTTCCGTATGGAGCTGGCGAAGGGCCTGTCCGAGTCCGCGCAGACCCTGACGGATCACGGGGTCGACCCTGGTCTGCTGGCCTTCACGATGTGGACGGAGACGATTCGCGAGTCCGCGAAGGAGGGCGACGGCAACGTGATCTTCCTCGACGGGAGTGTCGAGGGTATGCAGGGCTCGCTGCGTCGCCTCCAGGGCCTGACTCAGGTTGACAAGGCGTAGTCACCGAAGGTAGCTGTTCCGTGCCGTGAACACCGCCGCAGCGTCCTACAGGGCACTGCGGCGGTTCTGCGTTCGGGCTGCCTCGTGGGGGGCACAAGGACTGATCGCGCTTCTTCACCGCCTTCGGCCACTTCGCCTCGTAGGTCCGGGCGAACTCGCGTACCGCCTTCTCGGCGTGGTCGCGGTCCTCGGCGTTGCAGATCTCCTGCCGGGTGACCAGTTCGGGATCGCGCATGCCGCGACGGCGGCAGTCGCGCAACAGGTCGGCCCAGGACTCGGCGGACTCCCGCAGCCCCTCGCTACGCCACGGTCTGAATCATCCACTCGCCGGCTCCGGTGCCGATTGACATCCTTGGCTAATGGCAATAGCCTCTGGGCTATGGTTACTAAGAGGTCGCTGACGCCGGCCGCCGTGGTCGATGTGGCGCTCGGCATCGTGGACGAGCGCGGGCCGGACGGCCTCACGCTCGCCGCCGTGGCGCACGGCTGCGGGGTCGCCACGCCGTCGCTCTACAAGCACGTGGCGAGCCTCGGCGAACTGAAGACGCTCGTCGGAGTGCGGGTGCTGGAGGATATGACCGACCGGTTCACGACGACCGTCTTGGGCACCGGTGGCAACGAGGCGGTCACTGGGTTGATGCACGCCTACCGTGCGTACGTCGCCGCGCACCCGAAGCGGTACGCCGCGCTGCCGATGGACCCGCTGCACGACCCGATCCAGGAGGCGGCCGGCGCGAAGCTCATCGGCGTCATGTACGCCACGCTGCGCGGCTACGGACTCGAGGGCTCGGCGGCCGTGCACGCGACCCGGCGCCTGCGGGTGCTCGTGCACGGCTTCGCGTCCATCGAATCCGCGGGCGGCTTCGGCCTGCCGGAAGACCTCGACGACACCTACGACCAGCTCATCCAGATGTATCTCGCCAGCCTGAGGAGCGACTCATGAGGATCCCGCTGTCCGTCGCAGGCGTACTGTTCCTGCTCTACCCCGCCCTCCGCCCATGGGAGGACGAGTCCACCACCTCGGGTGCCGCCGCCGCGATGGGCTCCACCGCGTGGATCGTCGCGCACCTGTGCGCGATGATCGGGTTCATCCTGGTCGCGATTGCACTGCTGCCGATCAACCGCGTGGCGGCGATCGTGTTCTGGATCGGCGCCGGCCTGACGCTGCCGTACTACGGCGCCGAGGACTTCGGCCTGCATGCGATGGCCAACCAGTCGAACGTCCTCGACCTGGCCGAGGACGTGCGCTACAACCCGTTCGCGATGACGATGTTCGGGCTCGGGCTGCTGACCATGGCGGCGGGCGCGATCCTCGTCGCAGCCCGGATGCGCACGGTGCCGGCGATCCTGTTCGCGGTCGGGTTCGGGCTGTTCCTGCCGCAGTTCTTCGGTCCGCCCGCACTGCGGATCGCGCACGGCGCACTGCTCGCGGCCGCCTGCGTGTGGCTGGCCTGGGACGCGAAGCGGATCCAGCCCGCGCCGGTGCCGGCCTGACTTGAGGTCGTTGCCTCCTGCATCTGTGGCTCCGACCTGTGGCGCGCCGTTCGTGCGTCGGTACCGGACAGTCGATGATCGCCGCGATCAAGGTGTTGCTCAGGCCCTGATTCTGCGCACGGCGAGTGCGCGCGGAGGCATCGGGTCCCTCGTCGCCCCGCGATCGGTACGCTTCCCGCGGAGGCGGGGATGTTCGATGCGGTGATCATCGGAGTCGGTAGTGTCATCTTCATGGCGTTTGGCGTGTGGCTCGTCGGGCGGCAGCGCGGCCGACGCTCGGACACCCGTGCGGGCTGGGGCGTCATAGCGATCGGACTGGGGCAGTTGTTTCACGCAGCCGGCTCCTGGGCCGGAAGCCGCCAGCCCCTCGGCTTCATCCTGGCTGCCTGTTGTCTGGCATTCAGCATTACTGGCTTCATTCTGGTGGTGCGCGGCCGCGACATCCTCCGAAACGGCCGCGGCGGCCGGAAGCGCCGGAAGCTGCCTCCGCTGCACCCGTGATGGGCAGGACTGGGCCTGCGCCACGCGCATGTACCGCGCGCTGCCCACGCTCGTCGCCCTGCGAGACATTGAGCCCTGTTCAGATTCAGGACGTCGGCATCGCCCTGTGGCGTCACTCCGCGTGTGTGGTTTCGCGTTTGTCGCAGGTGGCCTGGGGTCGGAAGGACTCGGTGCCGGTCTGGAGCAGAGTGCCGCGGAAGGTGAGGCGGTCAGCGATCGCCGCGCAGAGCCGGCGGTCGCCGAACGTCTTCTCCCACTCAGCGAACGGTGAGTTCGTCGCGACCGCCGTGGCCCTGCGTTCCTCCCGCTCCGTGAAGGTCTGGAACAGCAGCTTGGAGCCCTAAGGTCGACCTTGCTGTAGCGGGCGAGGCGCTTGGCGGCCTCCGTGGTCAGTCCGGCCTCGGCGATCACGGTGCCGATCCCGATCTGCCCGCTTGAGGCAGGCCGGGTGACGGGCCAGAAATCCCGTCCACGTTCCGTCCACACACATCGAGATGGGGCGTTCGGGACCGAAGACGACCACGAACCGGCCGCCGCGAAGCCGGCCGTGTAGAGGATTTCCTGGTGGGCCGTCGCACTCAGTCTGCGGGCGGGGCGACGGTCGGCGGCACAGCCGCTGGCCTTC of the Streptomyces sp. NBC_01788 genome contains:
- a CDS encoding SPFH domain-containing protein; its protein translation is MACTARFVSFARSKGLLVSLLVALVAVGVIVLVLLFSSIRTVDQAHVAVVTLFGKYRRVLNPGLNLIIPIFERIHRKVPVQNQTSRLQFSAITGDQAAVHFTSTIIFTVSDHSPETVQLVAFKFINDNSFHMAMTSAVEASVREFVSTKKQAEVLGLRSEIVSHAKSTLDEQLASWGYTLVDLTVNDITFDAEVMASMSRVVAAKNAQSAAEFEGQALLITRTKEAEANGAAIRIAAQNEAEAARLRGEGLAQFRMELAKGLSESAQTLTDHGVDPGLLAFTMWTETIRESAKEGDGNVIFLDGSVEGMQGSLRRLQGLTQVDKA
- a CDS encoding TetR/AcrR family transcriptional regulator; its protein translation is MVTKRSLTPAAVVDVALGIVDERGPDGLTLAAVAHGCGVATPSLYKHVASLGELKTLVGVRVLEDMTDRFTTTVLGTGGNEAVTGLMHAYRAYVAAHPKRYAALPMDPLHDPIQEAAGAKLIGVMYATLRGYGLEGSAAVHATRRLRVLVHGFASIESAGGFGLPEDLDDTYDQLIQMYLASLRSDS
- a CDS encoding ATP-binding protein, with protein sequence MLFQTFTEREERRATAVATNSPFAEWEKTFGDRRLCAAIADRLTFRGTLLQTGTESFRPQATCDKRETTHAE